The following proteins come from a genomic window of Chiroxiphia lanceolata isolate bChiLan1 chromosome 16, bChiLan1.pri, whole genome shotgun sequence:
- the DEXI gene encoding LOW QUALITY PROTEIN: dexamethasone-induced protein (The sequence of the model RefSeq protein was modified relative to this genomic sequence to represent the inferred CDS: inserted 3 bases in 3 codons): MPAAVSARLDSVESWXFHALLVLPYXYVGLFFVNVLILYYAFLMEYXVLNVGIVFLPEDMDQALVDLGMLSDPGSVLYETDSELDVFDGYLE; the protein is encoded by the exons ATGCCCGCCGCGGTCTCGGCACGTCTGGATTCGGTGGAGTCCT GCTTCCATGcgctgctggtgctgccct ATTACGTGGGCTTGTTCTTTGTCAACGTGCTGATCCTGTACTATGCCTTCCTGATGGAGT ACGTCCTCAATGTAGGCATCGTCTTCCTGCCCGAGGATATGGACCAGGCTCTGGTGGATCTGGGGATGCTCTCCGACCCTGGTTCCGTGCTCTACGAGACGGACAGCGAGCTGGATGTCTTTGACGGGTACTTGGAGTGA